The Methylomonas sp. UP202 DNA window AGAATTCTCAATCAGCTGAGTGAGATCAATACCAGGTGTACTGATCACTCCCATCTCAGCTAATGATTTTTCTCCCGAATCGTTCAAATGAGAGCGAAGTTCGATAATACGTTCGTCGACACGGTAAGCTGCACGCTCGGATCGGGGTATCGTCCGATAGGTTTGTATGGCATTTTCATAAAACGTCGCGGCCAACATATGGCTAGGATTTTCCGACGAACATTGGAATACCGCTTCTTTGACCCAACCCTCGGACAACGCCACGATCATTGACGCCGCCTTTGATTCATCTCCATTGCGTTTAAACCATTCTGCTGAAGCGCTGAAATATTCGCGTGCACGGTGCAGGTCGCCCATCCCGTCGAAACTCTGTGCCAGAAATTCGAGTTTCTGAGCAATGCTCGAACCTTTATCACGACCCAATCCATATGTTTCAAGCAAATCAGCCAACCAAACACCCAAGAAGCCATCGGCACTAGTCGCGGCTAAAAATGCATCAAAAATTGCAGCTTCCATTTCTGTAAGTCGATCGCCAGCTCCCGCCTTGAGCATACGAGCCAAGCTGAGGGCTCGTTTCCAACATTCACAACCACCTCGAATCCAGGTTTCTGTATCAAGAGAAATCGACCGATAACTATCGATAGCAAGTTGCGCAAACTTTACGTTTCGGGGGGAGCTTTTCAGCCAAACAAGGTCGGCAATACGAGCCTTGAGCCAATTGTCATCCACAAATTCGACAATATCGGCAAGGAATTCGATATCAGCATCCAAAAGATCATCAGGAATGACGGAGCGGCGCCCTTCCATCTCCATAAATGGTTTGAAAGGTTCGTTGAGGCTTTTAGGGGAAAGCGCCATCGAACAGATATCCGCAAATAGCCATAGAATTTTTGCCCTGACTGATTCCCCTTCCTCAGTGGCTTGCCTTGATCCAGAAGAAAAGGCTCGCCACAAAGATAAATATCCCTGCCAATCAGGTATATTGCTCAGTATGTCTTTCCATTTGCAATTCAAAAAATCATTGTAACTAATCTCAACATTTGCGGGATAGCTATCCTTGTTCATTTTGGCCTTAAAGAATTATTCTGGTTAAGAAATTAGTCTGAATTTTATATACGCTCTGACTAGGTTGCCTTATCAAATATGCGCCTAGCAAAAAGTTACCGTAAATTTTGAGACAAACTCACGTCCAATTTTATCAATGGTGTTTTCACGGAACAGAAACGAGGTCAAGTCTTGCAATAAAGCATTTATAGTGAATACGTAAGGCAGCTATCTATTCAAGAGCTGTCATACGTAACAGTAACGTATGAGGCGGCTTTTGGCCGGTTGGTTGAGGTCGCCAACGGCGGCTTTTCAGGCCTCCAGTTCAGCGCAATTAACTAATTTGCAATAGCTTTCATTAACTGTTCGACCTGTGTTGTCATGGCCGTTAATTGGCCTGTTAGTTGGGCGACCTGCTCTCGAGCACTCCCCGCTTCTCGTTTAGCGTGATCCGTCTCCGCTTCGAGCTTGATCAGCTTATCGGCGGTTCGTTGAAGTTCCGCCGCCGCTCGTTTCCTTTCATCCTTACGCGACTCCTCAGCGGCATCCGCCTTGGTCTGCACTTTCACCAAGTCCGTTTTCAATTGATCCCGTTCGGCCGCGATGGATTGAGCGGCTTGTTTTTGACCGGTCAATTGTTGGCGTAATTTGGCTTGCTCGGCCTCATGTTGTTCGGATGCCACCTTCGCGTTTTTCTCGGTCGCCTCCAACCGTTCGCGCAGGGTGGCCAGCTCGACCGCCTGGGCTTGGTTCGCCGACTGCGAATCGGCCAGCCGTTTGGTCAACGCTTCCGTCCTGGCCTGTTCGTCCGCCAGCATGGCTTCCAGTTCATCCACGGCTTGCGAGGCATCGGCCAGTTCGCGTTCCGCCTGGGCTTGCTGCTCGTTAGCCGCCCTTAACACCTCTCCCACTCGTCGCTCTTGGGTTTTGACGGCTTTGTCGTTTAATTCCAGCGCTAATGCGTTAACTTTGTCGACCAGGGCTTTGGTCAACGCGGACAAGGTTTCAGCGACTTCCACCGGTAACTCGGCCACCGGCTCTGCATTCGTCACCGCTTGAGCGGCATTGTGCCTGTCCCAGACTTCCTTGAGCCTTTTGGGATCGCCACCACCTATTATTTTCCGTAAAGCAAATCCTGTCACATTGCGATTGGCCTTGGTGAGCATCCTACCGGCGTCGAGAATCTGATCGTTGTCGATATTGGCCGGGCGGCCCAAGTTGGCGTTTAACTCTAAGATTTCTTCTTGCATGGTGTACCCCCCATCGTTAGCGACGGCCCTAGTTTGGCATATAACAAGAAATAAAGTAAGTAAGAAAGAAAGTAATGTACAAGCGCTTTTCGACCGGGTACTCTCCAGCGCCCCAATACCACTTCCACCGATCAATTTTTTTTGCTATAACTTGGTCCTAGTTTTTAGCGTAATTGCACGCTGAAAATCCTGCATCGCAGGCGTTCCGTCTTTAGGCGGCGGGAACTGACGTTTCCGTACTGAGTGCGTCAAGCTCAGCCTTCAAATCCAGCGTCTTTCAGGCGCAACCATTCACCCACCGGGGAACACATTCCCCGTGGGGCAATGTCGTTCCCCTTTTTTTAGGAGAACGATCATGGCTCAACCCCAACGCAACCCCGATAAAACCCGCGACTTGCCCATGCCGGCGACCGCGCAGCAATACGGCCTGACGGAGCAATCCTGGAAAGTCCTGACCGAAGTCACCTTTCCCACGGCCAAAACTCCCGAAGCCATCTTGATGGCCCTGGATTATTGCAAGACCCGCAAACTCGACATCTTCAAAAAACCGGTGCATATCGTGCCGATGTGGAGTGCCGCGCTAGGCCGCAATGTCGAAACCGTCTGGCCGTCCATCATGGAAATCCAGACCACTGCCTCCCGAACCGGTGTTTGGGCGGGTATCGATCGGCCTGTCTGGGGCCCCGATATCACCCGTACTTTTACCGGCCGCTACAAGGACGATAACGATCAATGGCAAGAATCCAGCACTACCCTCACGTTTCCCGAATGGGTGGCGGTCACGGTCTACCGGATCGTCGGCGGCAAACGTTGTGCGTTTACCGAGGAAGTCTATTGGCTCGAAGCCTACAGCACCGTCGGCGGTAAAAACTCGCAAGTGCCCACCGCGATGTGGATCAAACGACCGAAAGGTCAGTTGGCCAAATGCGGTAAAGCCGCATCGCTCCGAGCGGCCTTTCCGGAGGAATGCGGTTATGCCGCCGAGGAAATGGACGGCAAAATCATCGATATTGATGGTGCCAACGTGATCGATATCGATCCAGCGAACGCTGCGACGGTCACCGATAACGAGCAACCACCTCACGCTGAAGTCAAGCCGGAGGAAATCGATGTCTCAAAGCTCGATCCAAATTTGATCAAGGCGGTTGAAACCTTGATTAAGCGGACAACCAAGGCGAACGCCTGGGCCGCGGCTGACGAGTTCGTCAATGCCCGCTTCAAAGGACTCGACTTGATCTATGCCCGTGCGGAATTGGAAAAAGCCAAACCGAAACCCGCGTTGGAACACACGGAAGGCATGACCCTGCCGCCACTTTCAGCGAAAGACCGGGCGCTAGCGCAGGCCCGTCAAACCTTTAGCCATTAAGCCGACCCACACTGTTCGGTTTTTCATTTTTTACCCATCCAGGGCGTCATGATTCGCCCGGTGGGCTATTCGTGACGCTCTTCTCTTGGAGAAACGTCATGACTGAAATCACCACCTTCGATCGCTCCCTCAACCGGATCCCCAGCTTTACCGACTGGAGCCGATACGATTCACCCACTGTCCTGCGCCGGTATGGGCCTGGATATCTGGATAGAACGCTCGATCCGGACACGGAAACCCGACTGTTTCAACGCCGGCATTCCTACGCCGATTTGGAGAGCCTCGCCGAAACCTTCGGCGGCCTGTGCACGCTGACGGACGGTTACACGCTATTGCTATTCAACGATGCCCGCTGCGCACAGCGTTGCCATGCGGTATTGAAACAACGCCGACTGGACGGTTTGCTGCTTGGCTGCGATATCCGGATCGACGGAGAGTTCGAATGAAGATCGTCGATATTGCCCAACGCAGCGATGCGTGGCGACGATGGCGATCGCAAGGCGTGACCGCCAGCGAAGCAGCAATCATTCTGAACCGCTCGCCTTACAAGACGCCTTGGCGCTTGTGGTCCGAACGGGTCGGCATCGTCCTGGAAGCCAACCTCGACCACCATCCCTTGGTCCGTCGCGGCCGCGAACTGGAATCGCAGGCGGCACAGTGGTTCGAAGCCACCCATGACGAACTGTTGTTGCCCCTGTGCGGCGAGTGCGATCAGTACCCGCTGATCCGTGCCTCGTTCGACGGCATGACTGGAAACGGCGAACCCGTCGAAATCAAATGCCCGCACCCCAGTACCTACCAAACGGTGGTGCAGGAACGCGAGCAATCGGCCGCCTACCAATTGTATTGGGTGCAAGTCCAGCAACAGCTGTTGGTCGCCGATGCCAAAAGAGGCTATCTGTGCTTCTATCTCGACGACCAGCATGTCAAGGTGTTCGATAATATCGCGCGCGATGACGCTTTTTTGGTAGCGTTAATCAACGCGACGATCACGTTTTACGGTTGGGTGATGACCAAAAAAGAACCGCCGAAGGATCTGCAGCGGGATTTGTATTTGCCGCAAGGCGACGCCGAAACCCAGTGGCGTCAACTGGCGGCCGAATACCGTGCTCGGCAGAAGAAAATCGACGCCTTAAAAGCTGAAATCGGCCCCTTGGCGGAGCTACAAGCCAAGACCGAAGCCGAATGGGTGGCGCAAATGGCCGACTACGTGATCGCCGAACATTCCGGCGTGCGGGTCTGCCGAAGCGTCAGCCAGGGAGGTATCGATTACAAGGCGGCTTTAACGGCCCTGCTCCCGCAGCTGACTGAGGCGGAACTGGCGCCGTACCGAAAGCCCCCCGCCCCGCGGGTGCGCGTGACGTGCCGTGACGATAATGGTAAAAACGCGCAAGTGGCGTTTGATCCGGCGTCCTTGGCCGTGACGGAAAGCAGTTGGTTTTAAATACGTTAGCAACGAACGAACACGACTTCCGTCGTGTTCGTTTCTTTGAGTCGCTTCAGGGCTTGTTTTAAGGTGTAAGCCAAGCCCTCAACCGACTTTTCTAGCGCTATCGTCATCGATACGCTGAAAATCCTGCAGTGCAGGCGTTCCGTCTTCAGGCGGCGATCAAGGGATGTCCTTGGTGGTACCGGGTGCGTCAAACCCGGTTTAATCCGGTCGTTGCTATCAACGGCCTCTTTTAAAACCCGTACGGGGCACCGCGCCCTGTCGGGCCATCGGTGCCCCCGTTTTTTGGAGGTGCACCATGACTCATCAACAAGCGGTTTGGACGTTTTTAACCGATCTGAAACATCGGCGGGAAACCGCTAAACGGTTAGAAGAACTGGCCAAGTCGAATCCGGAAGCGGTGGTAGCGTTTGTCGAAGCGCTACCGGATGGCTGGCAGTTTCAAGACGATTCCGAAACCGATCTGCTCAAACGCCTCCATGCGATGGCGTTAACCCGCATCGCGGAGCGCTAATCCTTCAGCAACTGCTCGTAGGTGACTTCACCGCGTACCAGGGGGCTGGTTCCCGTTTCCAACGCCTGTAGTAAATCGGCGAGAAAGGCGGGCGCACAGGCCTGAACCAAGGCGGCATGGTATTCCTCTGTCGTTTTAATCGTATTGACCGCGTAACCGCGCTGGGCGTTGTGACGTTGCAAGCGGCGAAATTCCGCTTGGGTCAATCGGACTTTACCCGCATGTTCGATCATGCAAACCTCGATCGGTGTTGATGTTTGACATCGTTTGATGACTATACCACCCCAACAGGGAGACCTCTCCCTCTGAGGGCGTGTCTCCCTTTAATTTTTTAGGAGATACGACCATGAACTTAAAATCCCTTTTTAAATTTCCACGCCGCGAAGCTTTCATGTCCACGGCGGACAAGCTGCTCGAACTGGCCGCGTTAAAACCGGCCTCGGTCGCGGGCGCTTTATTGAACCATCCCGATGAATTTCGGGACCTCAACCCGGCGATCGCCACCACCTTGGTGCTGTCGCTGATCGATCGCGGTCAAACCGACACCTTGCGCCAACTGCTGGCCAGTAAGGCAATCGGCGAAGCCAAAGCCGAACTGCTGGCGGAATTACTCCTCCTGGAGGCATTCGCCGAGTAACACGGCTTGCAGCAAGCGGGATTCGGCACTCGTGTCGCACTCCCGCAAGTCCTCGGCCGCGACGCTCAAGGCCGTATTGTACGCCGCGACCGTCTTTGGCGGTGCGGCTCGATCGGTCATCACCCGAAAGGCGTGGCGTTCCCGGTCGCTTAAACGCAGTTTTTGTCCTAATCGAATCATCGCGGTGTCCTCAATGGTTTAGACCATCATAACCGCGATGACGTATTCATCAACCCCGACAGGGAGGCTCGCTTCCCCACCGGGGACGGCGTCCGCCTCTTTTTCGGGTTTCACCCTGAATCAGGAGGCAGTATGTACCAACAATACCCTATCGCCGAGACCTTCGGCATACCCGCTCCGGCATCCATGAAAGTCGAGGGCTTTACGCCTTCCAACAATCCGTTTGTCCCGGTCGAAAAACCGTATCTGTTCCGGCGCGAGCCGCTCCGCGACGTGCTGGCGTTTTTCGGCAATCCGAACGGCGACGGCTTGTATATCACCGGCCCCACCGGATCCGGTAAAACCTCGCTGATCGAGCAAGTCGCCGCCCGCTTACACTGGGGCGTGCAGGCAGTCGCCGGTCACGGTCGACTCGAGTTCAACGATCTGCTCGGCCAATTCATCCTGACCGGCAACGGCACCATGAAATGGATCGATGGACCCTTGACCAGCGCGGTGCGGCACGGCCAGGTGCTGTTGATCAACGAGATCGACGCCACCGACCCGGCCGAACTGCTCGGCTTGAACGATATCGTCGAAGGCAAGCCGTTGTTGATCGCCGCTACCGACGAAGTGGTTAAACCCCATCCGAAGTTTCGGCTGGTCGCGACCGGTAATAGTGCCGGCGCCGGCGATCAGTCGGGTTTGTATCAAGGCGTGAATCGTCAAAGCCTGGCCTTCATGGACCGCTTTCGCTTAATGGAAGTGGGTTATCCGGAACCGGCCGACGAAATGACGATGCTCGAACAAGCGGTACCGACCATGCCCGTCAGTATTCGGGAACGGATGATTCAACTCGCCAACGAGATCCGCAAGGTCTTCATCGGCGGTAGCGATTCATCCGGCCTGCTGTCGATCACCATGTCGACCCGCGGTTTGTTGCGTTGGGCCCTACTCAGCGCCAACTACAAAGGTGCTCCGAATGCCCTGGCCTATGCCTTGGATCGGGCGCTGGTTCTGCGCGGCGATATGGCCGAACGCGAAGCCATCCACCGGATGGCGCAAGACGTGTTCGGTAGCGATTGGGTGGTGTGAGATGACGGTGTTGTATTGGCAGGTCGAATGCCGAGCGCCCCAACCGGACGTGCTCGCCATGAACCACGCCTTGCACCACTGGCGATCTTGCATCGACCAATGGCAGCAAGGCCTAGGACTGAGCGGGTCACATTGGCCGAATTGGGAGTCGTTGTTGCAACTGAGCGCAGCCGGACGCAGCTTCGACACCAGCGGCCAAATTCATCCAGAACACGGCATTACCCCGTGGCTCTGGCTGACGGCTTTAAAAAAAGCCGGCTGGAATGGCATCGACGTGGGCATCGTGACCGACGCGATGCGCGAACTCTCGACGGACTTACACCAGGAAGTCGAGCTGTTGCAACCATTCGGCCTTGATCTGGCGCAAATCCGGCCTGTGGCGCAAGCCTTGGGCTTGCTGTTGCCGGCCTTGGATCTGCTTGACGCGCTGGGCGACACCGACAGTGCCTGGTTTTAACCGGTCACGGTCTTTACTTTTTTAATCCAGCCTGTTTAACACCAGGCTTTATCAACCCGGAAGGGGCTTACACTGCCCTTCGGGGCTGTCGTAGGCCTCTTTTAAGGAGGCACTATGACGCAGTGTAATAAAATCCTGGACCGCGTGGTCCTGGTCAAAATCGAAGCCAACATCTACGGCGCGCGGAAAAAATTGCGCAAAGAAGATCTGGTGCTGGCCGACGGCAGCGAATTACCACCCGAGGACTTGGCCAGTTTAGGCTCCAAGCGCTTGCTCGACCCCGATGAATTGGCGGATTTCAATCGCCTGAAAAAGGCGGGCGAACGCCACTGTCTACGGGTCGGTACCCGCTTTATGGGCGGTTTTGTGGTGCCGGTCGAACACACGGCCGACATCGTGGCGGAACTTGAAAAAATCGCTTTGGCATTCGCCACGAAAAAAGCGAGCTTTCTGGCCGGCTACGACGATGCGGTGCGCGATTGGATCGCTAAACACCCAAGCTTCGCCGGCATCATCGAAAAGGCGATCGATCCCATGCCCTATGTGGCCACGAAGTTGGGTTTCAACTTTATGGTGGTCGCTATCCGGCAACCGGAAGCCGCCAGTCCGGGCGATGTCGCGCGGCTGGAACAGCAAATCGATTCGATCGGCGGCCAGTTGTTTCACGAAGTGGCCGTCGATGCCCAGTTGTTGCTGGAACAGTCATTGATCGGAAAAGAGCAAGTCACTCGCAATGCCTTGCGGCCGATTAAGCGGATTCGCGACAAACTGGATGGCTTGGGCTTTCTGGATCATCGCGTAGCGCCCATCGTCCGCTGGATCGATACCTTGTTGCAAACCATCCCCAGTCGCGGTGCGATCGAGGGAGCCTTGCTGCAGGAAATCCTGGCGATGACCCTGCTGTTGGCCAATCCCGACCAGCTTCGCCGCCACGGCGAAGGCTTGTTGACGATGCAGCCGGCGGTGACGGACGACGACGATACGGAGGCTTTGGAGCCCTTGGGCGACGAGACAACGCCGGTATCGCCACCCGCCGCCGATCCGCTTCAATTCAGCCTGCTCGAACCGACCGCGGCACCCGCGATCGATCCGGAAGCGCTGTTTGGCGACTTGTTCGACGACTTGCTGACCGGTGACGGCTATCAAGAAGCGAACGATTCGACCTACGCCAATCCGGTTTCCGTTTCGGACGGCAAGCTTGAACCACCCGCCTTGGCCGCGCAAGCGCCCAAAGCGGATCCAGAAGACGAACCTCAAACCCGAGGCAATGCGGTCCCCGAGCCATCGGCGAAAGTGGTTGCCGATTTCTGGTTTTAAGCGTTTTTTATCCACCCTATCGGGGCAATGCAACACGCCCCTTCGGGCTTGTGGCTTGCCCCGGTTTTTTTAAGGAGCAAGCCATGAATTCAACTTTAGAACGTGCATTTCCCATCGTGGCGGCCGCCATCGGCAACCGCTTTGGCATTTCGGTCTCGGTCGGCGGCGCCAACGCGTATACCGACGGCCATTCGATCCAGCTGCCGGGCTATGACGGCACCGATCCAGATTATCAGACGGTCGCCTGGGGCTATTTGGCCCATGAAGCCGCCCATCTTCGGTTTTCGGATTTTGAGATCGACTACGGCGATTCGGTGCTGCGCCGGCGCATCTGCGGCGCAATCGAAGACGTGCGGATCGAGCATGAACTGGCCAAGACCTATCCGGGCACCCGGCTAACCTTGATCAAAGTGATCGAAAAAATGATCGCCGAAGGCCGGTTCGTCGCGATGACGACCCACGACCATCCCGGCAACGTGTTGTACGGCTACATTCTGAAACGGCTCAGGGCGACGGTGTTGGGTCAAGCGGTACTCACCCCCTTGGTCGATGCCACCCGAGAGGCGTTACGCGATGGTTTTCCGCGCGGCGCGCTGATTCGTTTGGAAGGTCTGTTATCCGAAGTGCCTAACGCCTTAACCTGCGAACGGGACTGTCTGGACCTGACCGATCGGATTTTGGCGATGATCGAACAGGAATGTACCGAACCGACGGACACGTCGGCTAGCGGTGATTCGGACGCGGAGGATGGTGACAACGCCGCCCCCGAGGATGATAACGATCCATCCGAAACGGACACCGAGCACGAGAATTCGTCATCGTCCGGTTCAGACGCAGACGGCGCCGAAAGCCTGACCGATCCCGAAGACCCGGCCCCGTCCGATCAGGACAACGAGCCTGGAAACGATTCGGCGGGGGCGGATCACGCTTCGTCCGGAACGGATCAGCCAGCCCAACAGGACGAGAGCGCTACGCCGTCTTTAATGGACCTACTGCGTGCCACGTCCGAGCAGGACCTGGAACCGGACTGGTTCGAGACGGTGAAAGCGCAATTGCGCCTGGCACCGGGCACCTATCACGACCTGATCTTACCGAACGGGCTCATCCCGACCGGTAGCCGCTTGGTCGGTCAAGCCTTGGCCCAGCGGGTGGCACAAGACAGCAAAGCCTTGCGCGTCGCGTTGCAAAGCGCGGTGCAAGCTCACCGGCAAAACCGGCCGCAAGCCGTGCGCAACGGTCGGCGCATCGATCCTCGCCGCTTATCCAAGCTGGCGCTGGGCGATACGCGGGTGTTTTGCCGATCCGGACACCAGGTCTCGCCGAACAGTGCGGTACATTTGTTGTTGGATACCTCCGAGAGTATGGATGATGAAATCGTGATCGATAATGTCGCGGTCACGTTGCTGAGTCTGGCACTGGACGCGGCGATGGCCTTGGCCCTGGCGTTGGAAAGTATCCAGGGTGTCAATCCCGCGATCACCGCCTTTCCGGGCGCCGACGATGCGTCGGTGCATCAGGTGTTACGCCACGGCGAAAAAGTCCTCGGCAGTTGGGGACGTTTTTCGCTGTCGGCGGCCAATACCACGCCGATGACCCAAGCGGTCTGGTTTGCCGCGGCGCAATTGCTGCAATGCCGCGAACCGCGCAAGGTGCTGTTAGTGATCACCGATGGGGTACCCAACGATAAAGCGGGTACGCTGTCGATCTTAAAACGGTGCCAGGACAACGGCATCGAAACCCTGGGTATCGGCTTGGGCGTGGAGGTGGGCCATTTATTTCCGGTCGCCCTCAGCATCCAACACGTGTCCGAACTCAGGCATCAGCTGTTCGAACTGTCCAAAGCCATGCTATTGGCGGCTTGAGCGGTTTAAGGTGATTTGAAGCGTGCCGGTACGCGTTGCAGGATTTCATTTCGATGAAGTCCTGCCCGTATCGGCCACCCTATTGCCAGCGGCTAGCGATCGGGCTAGAGTAGCGCAACCCTCATAAGAGCCGGTTTTCTCATGCGTGGTCCAGGACTTCGCATCGCAAAATCGACTTCATGCGTTCTTTCGAGAATGCTGATTCCGGCCACGGCCGGCGTTCCGTCTTCAGGCGGCCAGCAAAATCACCTTTTGCTGGTATCGGTTGCGTCAATGCCGATCCTTCATCCGGCTTGTTTACAAGCCTTTATCCATCCCGCTTCGGGCGCCACTGCCCGAGCCGGGTCGTGCGTTTGAAGCTTTTTCTTCCGCTTTGGAAGGAGGTTTCCATGCACTTTATCATCGGTACCATTCTGCTTGCCTTATTCATCCTGGCCATCCGGGTGATCTGGTATACCTACAAGACGGCCCGGTTCTGGTTCAGCCAATACTGGGCGTTCTGGCAAAGCCAACGCTTAGCCAACCCGTCGGTCAGGCCCGCGCTACCCGCGCGCTTTACCGCACCAAACCCACGGCCCGCAGCGGATTGGGAGGATCTTTCCCAAACGATTCGGGCGAGCCTTTTGGAACGCAACCAGAGCCACGCCTATCGGCTCGAGAAACTCGATGTCGATCTGCAGGTTAGGTTGAAAACCCAAGCGATTACGCAGGCGGATATCGAAATCGCCGAGCTGCAACGCCGCTTGGCCGAAGCGCAGGCACTACTCAAACAGCCCGTGAAAAAACGGCGAAAATCGGATGCGGCCTTGGCTGCACCGGTTAAAAAGCTCAATCCCGCGGCCGGTTTGCGCAAGGCCTTGCAAGGCGATAAAGGCACGACCGGTTCGATTGTGCATTAATCGGGCGGGGCATCAGTGCAGCCGGGTCGTCACCGACGGCAGGCGAAACACATTGCAACGCCGCAATTCTTGCTCGACATCGAGCTCGAGCAACGGTGCAATCTGGACAATCGTATCCCGCCTAAATGCGCGGATGCGAGCTAACAGCGGTCCTGCCACTTGGGGATCGGGGATGTTCGTCAATACGTCGACCTCGTAGTCGTTCAGATCCGCGAGGATCTTGCGATAGCAGTCG harbors:
- a CDS encoding DUF4209 domain-containing protein, translated to MNKDSYPANVEISYNDFLNCKWKDILSNIPDWQGYLSLWRAFSSGSRQATEEGESVRAKILWLFADICSMALSPKSLNEPFKPFMEMEGRRSVIPDDLLDADIEFLADIVEFVDDNWLKARIADLVWLKSSPRNVKFAQLAIDSYRSISLDTETWIRGGCECWKRALSLARMLKAGAGDRLTEMEAAIFDAFLAATSADGFLGVWLADLLETYGLGRDKGSSIAQKLEFLAQSFDGMGDLHRAREYFSASAEWFKRNGDESKAASMIVALSEGWVKEAVFQCSSENPSHMLAATFYENAIQTYRTIPRSERAAYRVDERIIELRSHLNDSGEKSLAEMGVISTPGIDLTQLIENSREAVRGKPLVEALKAFVNLHTGAKVDQLRKDALKRMRQFPLQSFFSSTMVMSPDGRVIAKKSGMGLDIESTSDDEANIYPEMIRDYGILVNIVVRGDIWPALEVLLLEHRLREADFIGLAGQSPIVPKGRERLFGKALFSGFDRDFVSVLHLLIPQIEHMVRIHLKQAGAKTSNLDKDGIENENGLSTLMDMPEAKQVFGEDLAFELKALFCDAFGPNLRNALAHGLLEEDDCYSEFAIYAWWLGLRLIFNTWWNAAAQKDANPGAMEDNVP
- a CDS encoding DNA-binding protein; the encoded protein is MQEEILELNANLGRPANIDNDQILDAGRMLTKANRNVTGFALRKIIGGGDPKRLKEVWDRHNAAQAVTNAEPVAELPVEVAETLSALTKALVDKVNALALELNDKAVKTQERRVGEVLRAANEQQAQAERELADASQAVDELEAMLADEQARTEALTKRLADSQSANQAQAVELATLRERLEATEKNAKVASEQHEAEQAKLRQQLTGQKQAAQSIAAERDQLKTDLVKVQTKADAAEESRKDERKRAAAELQRTADKLIKLEAETDHAKREAGSAREQVAQLTGQLTAMTTQVEQLMKAIAN
- the bet gene encoding phage recombination protein Bet; protein product: MAQPQRNPDKTRDLPMPATAQQYGLTEQSWKVLTEVTFPTAKTPEAILMALDYCKTRKLDIFKKPVHIVPMWSAALGRNVETVWPSIMEIQTTASRTGVWAGIDRPVWGPDITRTFTGRYKDDNDQWQESSTTLTFPEWVAVTVYRIVGGKRCAFTEEVYWLEAYSTVGGKNSQVPTAMWIKRPKGQLAKCGKAASLRAAFPEECGYAAEEMDGKIIDIDGANVIDIDPANAATVTDNEQPPHAEVKPEEIDVSKLDPNLIKAVETLIKRTTKANAWAAADEFVNARFKGLDLIYARAELEKAKPKPALEHTEGMTLPPLSAKDRALAQARQTFSH
- a CDS encoding lambda-exonuclease family protein, whose translation is MKIVDIAQRSDAWRRWRSQGVTASEAAIILNRSPYKTPWRLWSERVGIVLEANLDHHPLVRRGRELESQAAQWFEATHDELLLPLCGECDQYPLIRASFDGMTGNGEPVEIKCPHPSTYQTVVQEREQSAAYQLYWVQVQQQLLVADAKRGYLCFYLDDQHVKVFDNIARDDAFLVALINATITFYGWVMTKKEPPKDLQRDLYLPQGDAETQWRQLAAEYRARQKKIDALKAEIGPLAELQAKTEAEWVAQMADYVIAEHSGVRVCRSVSQGGIDYKAALTALLPQLTEAELAPYRKPPAPRVRVTCRDDNGKNAQVAFDPASLAVTESSWF
- a CDS encoding AAA family ATPase, with amino-acid sequence MYQQYPIAETFGIPAPASMKVEGFTPSNNPFVPVEKPYLFRREPLRDVLAFFGNPNGDGLYITGPTGSGKTSLIEQVAARLHWGVQAVAGHGRLEFNDLLGQFILTGNGTMKWIDGPLTSAVRHGQVLLINEIDATDPAELLGLNDIVEGKPLLIAATDEVVKPHPKFRLVATGNSAGAGDQSGLYQGVNRQSLAFMDRFRLMEVGYPEPADEMTMLEQAVPTMPVSIRERMIQLANEIRKVFIGGSDSSGLLSITMSTRGLLRWALLSANYKGAPNALAYALDRALVLRGDMAEREAIHRMAQDVFGSDWVV
- a CDS encoding DUF3150 domain-containing protein, whose protein sequence is MTQCNKILDRVVLVKIEANIYGARKKLRKEDLVLADGSELPPEDLASLGSKRLLDPDELADFNRLKKAGERHCLRVGTRFMGGFVVPVEHTADIVAELEKIALAFATKKASFLAGYDDAVRDWIAKHPSFAGIIEKAIDPMPYVATKLGFNFMVVAIRQPEAASPGDVARLEQQIDSIGGQLFHEVAVDAQLLLEQSLIGKEQVTRNALRPIKRIRDKLDGLGFLDHRVAPIVRWIDTLLQTIPSRGAIEGALLQEILAMTLLLANPDQLRRHGEGLLTMQPAVTDDDDTEALEPLGDETTPVSPPAADPLQFSLLEPTAAPAIDPEALFGDLFDDLLTGDGYQEANDSTYANPVSVSDGKLEPPALAAQAPKADPEDEPQTRGNAVPEPSAKVVADFWF
- a CDS encoding VWA domain-containing protein — its product is MNSTLERAFPIVAAAIGNRFGISVSVGGANAYTDGHSIQLPGYDGTDPDYQTVAWGYLAHEAAHLRFSDFEIDYGDSVLRRRICGAIEDVRIEHELAKTYPGTRLTLIKVIEKMIAEGRFVAMTTHDHPGNVLYGYILKRLRATVLGQAVLTPLVDATREALRDGFPRGALIRLEGLLSEVPNALTCERDCLDLTDRILAMIEQECTEPTDTSASGDSDAEDGDNAAPEDDNDPSETDTEHENSSSSGSDADGAESLTDPEDPAPSDQDNEPGNDSAGADHASSGTDQPAQQDESATPSLMDLLRATSEQDLEPDWFETVKAQLRLAPGTYHDLILPNGLIPTGSRLVGQALAQRVAQDSKALRVALQSAVQAHRQNRPQAVRNGRRIDPRRLSKLALGDTRVFCRSGHQVSPNSAVHLLLDTSESMDDEIVIDNVAVTLLSLALDAAMALALALESIQGVNPAITAFPGADDASVHQVLRHGEKVLGSWGRFSLSAANTTPMTQAVWFAAAQLLQCREPRKVLLVITDGVPNDKAGTLSILKRCQDNGIETLGIGLGVEVGHLFPVALSIQHVSELRHQLFELSKAMLLAA